From Bradyrhizobium symbiodeficiens, the proteins below share one genomic window:
- a CDS encoding flotillin family protein, with protein MSGNLVGELILWLIVAIVVIVVGVYIVNWLYHRSSKETSFVRTGFLGERVVINGGAFVMPFIHDYTPVNMNVLPMGIVRSKQDAVITRDRMRVDIEADFYVRVQATREAVSIAAATLGRRTMEPEQLHALLAGKFISAIRSVASEMTLEQMHEQRGEYVARLKANATEALAQNGLELESVAITDLDQTDLEFFNPSNRFDAEGLTQLMQDIEAKRKLRNDIEQDSMIRIRTRNLEAERQALEIERESETARLEQERDIEMRRALQRTEVARERALRETEAEQAQISARETIERARIANDQAIAEARIASERETRQKEIERTRTIEEKELLAREEIEKTRIANQRSIDTTRIASEREVRQREIERMRTVEEAEIAAREAIEKARIQQDRVITDARIANEEETRRREIERTRAVDEAEIAAREATEKARIAQTLIVNVERISSDERTRALEIQQVRAIQEAEIEAQRAVEAARIARERTLSAERIAAEQNTRQLEIERNQALDVAGIAARETTEASRIAQEERVRSLEIARNRAVEEADIASREAIEAARIAQEKAVAAERIQAERDTRSLEIERTGVLEAAELKRRDAIERQRITVDLALEAERINSSKKREVLNIEQKKAIEIADEDRVIALSTKKSERIDADRQVRQAEIVARKEVETTDVSREQALEAARIERRRSIEQLEVARVQSLQEAEIASREEVERARIASDRGLDEARVGRERELRKLEVNREKEVETVLMEKAIAIHLKSLEESAAKASAEEARMRATEATERVVTARESEIAKRRKTIEVLLAEKQAEETRIAAEAERVRATVEAEAQRMLNEAENVLTDQARYSLFRRKLLDRIEGIVRESVKPMEKIEGIRILQVDGLNGNGNSGNGGRSATDEVIDSALRYRVQAPLIDSILADIGVEGGSLSKMPGLIREARDMQGIKEAARKGGGGGGGGDKPAASPAPSAEGGAPPADRGPRKKG; from the coding sequence ATGTCGGGCAATCTGGTCGGTGAATTGATCCTCTGGCTGATCGTCGCGATCGTCGTGATCGTGGTCGGCGTCTACATCGTGAATTGGCTTTATCACCGCTCCTCCAAGGAGACCTCGTTCGTCCGCACCGGTTTCCTCGGCGAGCGCGTGGTGATCAATGGCGGTGCCTTCGTGATGCCGTTCATCCACGATTACACGCCTGTCAACATGAACGTGCTGCCGATGGGCATCGTGCGGTCCAAGCAGGACGCCGTGATCACCCGCGACCGCATGCGCGTCGACATCGAGGCCGACTTCTATGTCCGCGTGCAGGCGACCCGCGAGGCCGTGTCGATCGCAGCCGCCACGCTCGGCCGCCGCACCATGGAGCCCGAGCAGCTCCACGCCCTCCTCGCCGGCAAGTTCATCTCGGCAATCCGCTCGGTTGCTTCCGAAATGACGCTGGAGCAGATGCACGAGCAGCGTGGCGAGTATGTCGCCCGCCTCAAGGCCAACGCGACGGAAGCCCTCGCCCAGAACGGCCTCGAGCTGGAATCGGTCGCCATCACCGATCTCGACCAGACCGATCTCGAATTCTTCAATCCCTCGAACCGGTTCGACGCCGAAGGCCTGACCCAGCTGATGCAGGACATCGAGGCCAAGCGGAAGCTGCGCAACGACATCGAGCAGGACTCGATGATCAGGATCCGCACCCGCAATCTGGAAGCCGAGCGGCAGGCGCTCGAGATAGAGCGCGAGAGCGAGACCGCGCGCCTGGAGCAGGAACGCGACATCGAGATGCGCCGCGCGCTCCAGCGCACGGAAGTCGCCCGCGAGCGCGCGCTGCGCGAGACCGAGGCAGAACAGGCGCAGATCTCCGCGCGTGAGACCATCGAGCGCGCCCGCATCGCCAATGACCAGGCGATCGCGGAGGCCCGCATCGCCTCCGAGCGCGAGACCCGCCAGAAGGAGATCGAGCGGACCCGCACCATCGAGGAAAAGGAGCTGCTGGCGCGCGAGGAGATCGAGAAGACCAGGATCGCCAACCAGCGTTCGATCGACACCACGCGGATCGCCTCGGAGCGCGAGGTCCGCCAGCGCGAGATCGAGCGGATGCGCACGGTCGAGGAAGCCGAGATCGCGGCGCGCGAAGCGATCGAAAAGGCCAGGATCCAGCAGGATCGCGTCATCACCGATGCCCGCATCGCCAACGAGGAGGAGACGCGCCGCCGCGAGATCGAGCGCACCCGCGCCGTCGACGAGGCCGAGATCGCCGCGCGCGAGGCGACCGAAAAGGCCCGCATCGCCCAGACGCTGATCGTCAATGTCGAGCGCATCTCCTCGGACGAGCGCACCCGCGCGCTGGAGATCCAGCAGGTGCGCGCCATCCAGGAGGCCGAGATCGAGGCGCAGCGCGCGGTGGAGGCCGCCCGCATCGCCCGCGAGCGGACACTCTCCGCGGAGCGCATCGCCGCCGAGCAGAACACGCGGCAGCTGGAGATCGAGCGCAACCAGGCGCTCGACGTCGCCGGCATCGCCGCGCGCGAGACCACAGAGGCCTCACGCATTGCCCAGGAGGAGCGCGTGCGCTCGCTGGAAATCGCCCGCAACCGCGCCGTCGAGGAAGCCGACATCGCCTCCCGCGAGGCGATCGAGGCAGCCCGCATCGCCCAGGAGAAGGCGGTTGCGGCCGAGCGCATCCAGGCCGAGCGCGACACCCGCTCGCTCGAAATCGAGCGCACCGGCGTGCTGGAGGCAGCCGAGCTGAAGCGGCGCGACGCCATCGAGCGCCAACGCATCACGGTCGATCTGGCGCTGGAGGCCGAACGGATCAATTCCTCGAAGAAGCGCGAGGTGCTCAATATCGAGCAGAAGAAGGCGATCGAGATCGCCGACGAGGACCGCGTCATCGCGCTGTCGACCAAGAAGTCCGAGCGGATCGATGCCGACCGCCAGGTCCGGCAGGCCGAAATCGTGGCGCGCAAGGAGGTCGAGACCACTGACGTCTCGCGCGAGCAGGCGCTGGAAGCGGCTCGCATCGAGCGGCGCCGCTCGATCGAGCAACTTGAGGTCGCCCGCGTTCAATCCTTGCAAGAGGCCGAGATCGCCTCGCGCGAGGAGGTCGAACGCGCACGGATTGCATCCGATCGGGGCCTCGACGAAGCCCGCGTCGGCCGCGAGCGCGAGCTGCGCAAGCTCGAGGTCAATCGCGAGAAGGAGGTCGAGACCGTCCTGATGGAGAAGGCCATCGCCATTCATCTGAAGTCTCTGGAAGAGTCCGCAGCCAAGGCATCGGCCGAGGAAGCCCGGATGCGCGCGACGGAAGCCACCGAGCGTGTCGTCACCGCGCGAGAGAGCGAGATCGCCAAGCGGCGCAAGACGATCGAGGTGTTGCTGGCGGAGAAGCAGGCGGAGGAGACCCGCATCGCGGCCGAGGCCGAGCGCGTGCGCGCGACCGTCGAAGCCGAGGCGCAGCGGATGCTCAACGAAGCCGAGAACGTGCTGACCGATCAAGCCCGCTACTCGCTGTTCCGCCGCAAGCTGCTCGACCGGATCGAGGGCATCGTGCGCGAGAGCGTCAAGCCGATGGAGAAGATCGAGGGCATCCGCATCCTCCAGGTCGACGGCCTCAACGGCAATGGCAATAGTGGCAATGGCGGCCGCAGCGCCACCGACGAGGTCATCGATTCCGCCCTGCGCTATCGCGTTCAGGCGCCGTTGATCGACTCGATCCTCGCCGACATCGGCGTCGAAGGCGGCAGCCTCTCCAAAATGCCGGGCCTGATCCGCGAGGCCCGCGACATGCAAGGCATCAAGGAAGCCGCGCGCAAGGGCGGCGGGGGCGGAGGTGGCGGCGACAAGCCGGCGGCCTCACCAGCCCCCTCGGCCGAAGGTGGCGCGCCGCCGGCCGATCGCGGACCGCGGAAGAAGGGCTGA
- a CDS encoding SRPBCC family protein translates to MARVYVSTVVNARNDRVWARVRDFNGLPNWHPAIAESRIEGGEPSDKIGCVRDFRLRNGDRIREKLLGLSDYDMFCTYSILESPMGVENYVATLRLTPVTDGDQTFMEWTAEFDCAPEREAEFVGNIGGGVFQGGFDALKRVFGG, encoded by the coding sequence ATGGCTCGCGTTTACGTCTCCACCGTCGTCAATGCCCGCAACGACCGCGTCTGGGCGCGGGTCCGCGATTTCAACGGCCTTCCGAACTGGCATCCGGCGATCGCCGAAAGCCGTATCGAGGGCGGCGAACCCTCGGACAAGATCGGTTGCGTGCGGGATTTTCGCCTGCGCAACGGCGATCGCATCCGCGAGAAGCTGCTCGGGCTCTCCGACTACGACATGTTCTGCACCTATTCGATCCTGGAATCCCCGATGGGTGTCGAGAACTACGTCGCAACCCTGCGGCTGACACCCGTCACCGACGGCGACCAGACCTTCATGGAATGGACCGCCGAGTTCGACTGCGCGCCGGAGCGCGAGGCCGAGTTCGTCGGCAATATCGGCGGCGGCGTGTTCCAGGGCGGGTTCGATGCGCTCAAGCGCGTGTTCGGAGGCTAG
- a CDS encoding FAD binding domain-containing protein: MAVTVKTFASVSEAAGALSSDRSARYLGGGTLVMRALNEGDVAIATVIRAQDQALTRIDASGPRVTLGAGVTFARVLAERDLAFLHAPARSIGGPAVRNMGTVGGNLFAPSPYGDFTVALLALDATVAVAGGFGSRDIPIEEFLQARDRQAGTLVLSVSCTRPASSEAFRYRKIARIKPKGGSVVTLAAHLPISGGRIAGARIALGSMAPTQIRARAAERALEGRSLDATTIAAAASAAAEGTSPSDNALGSAWYRREIVGVHLRRLLTGQE; encoded by the coding sequence ATGGCCGTGACAGTGAAGACGTTTGCAAGCGTAAGCGAAGCGGCCGGGGCGCTGTCCTCTGACCGCAGCGCGCGCTATCTCGGCGGCGGCACGCTGGTGATGCGCGCGCTGAACGAGGGCGATGTTGCGATCGCGACCGTCATCCGCGCCCAGGATCAGGCGCTGACCCGGATCGACGCCTCCGGCCCGCGCGTCACGCTCGGCGCCGGCGTTACCTTCGCGCGCGTCCTTGCCGAGCGCGACCTCGCCTTCCTGCACGCGCCCGCCCGCTCGATCGGCGGTCCCGCCGTCCGCAACATGGGCACGGTCGGCGGCAATCTCTTCGCACCCAGTCCCTATGGTGATTTCACCGTCGCGCTGCTGGCACTCGATGCCACCGTCGCCGTGGCGGGCGGCTTTGGTTCACGCGACATCCCGATCGAGGAGTTTTTGCAGGCGCGCGACCGGCAGGCGGGAACCTTGGTGCTGTCGGTCTCCTGCACCCGGCCGGCGAGCAGCGAGGCGTTCCGCTATCGCAAGATTGCCCGCATCAAGCCGAAGGGAGGCTCGGTCGTCACGCTGGCGGCGCATCTGCCGATCAGTGGCGGTCGAATTGCAGGCGCCCGGATCGCACTGGGATCGATGGCACCGACCCAGATCCGTGCCCGTGCCGCCGAGCGTGCGCTGGAGGGCCGTTCGCTGGATGCCACGACCATTGCGGCGGCCGCATCCGCTGCAGCCGAAGGAACATCGCCATCCGACAACGCGCTCGGCAGCGCCTGGTATCGCCGCGAGATCGTCGGCGTCCACCTGCGGCGCCTGCTGACGGGACAGGAATAG
- a CDS encoding (2Fe-2S)-binding protein, translated as MSKIPLQFRHNGRDVAIFVDGGTNLLVALRELIGDMTPKFGCGQGGCGTCSVLIDGELHLSCLTLAETVGGRSIETLDGMKQGPNLHPLQRAFADHFAAQCGYCTPGMLMAAKALLDRNPSPSRDEVVEAISGNICRCTGYEPIINAILAAAGGRVSA; from the coding sequence ATGTCCAAGATCCCCCTGCAATTTCGTCACAACGGCCGCGACGTCGCGATTTTCGTCGATGGCGGCACCAATCTGCTGGTCGCGCTCCGCGAGCTGATCGGCGACATGACGCCGAAATTCGGCTGCGGCCAGGGCGGCTGCGGCACCTGCAGCGTGCTGATCGACGGCGAGCTTCATCTCTCCTGCCTGACGCTGGCGGAGACCGTGGGCGGCCGTTCCATCGAGACGCTCGACGGCATGAAGCAGGGCCCGAATTTGCACCCGCTGCAGCGCGCCTTCGCCGACCATTTCGCGGCCCAGTGCGGCTATTGCACGCCGGGGATGCTGATGGCGGCAAAGGCGCTGCTCGACCGCAATCCCTCGCCGAGCCGCGACGAAGTCGTCGAGGCCATCTCCGGCAATATCTGCCGCTGCACCGGCTACGAGCCGATCATCAACGCCATCCTGGCTGCCGCCGGCGGCCGGGTCAGCGCCTGA
- a CDS encoding xanthine dehydrogenase family protein molybdopterin-binding subunit codes for MLELRKDIFADERDDNLNEIGKGTQRQDMLGHVTGTSSYFNDHKLQGMLHLKVVRSTQAHARIRRIDTAEAERSSGVRRIIRGTDVPVNLNTLLSLINFGKDDEPSLAVDKVRYKGEPILAIVADSEREAFEAIAKVKIDYEPLPTVFDVEDALKPGAPVVNETYPKNAFIYHDAYDHQRLRFGDADAALATADHVLEQRYQMSPIEHAPTETNGAIAAPDTNGRYVVYTSTQALFFSVDTCAKILDVPSNTFHFIGGTVGGGFGGKVDTLTEPLAILGAMLTGRPVRYVFGREEEMQYGPPRGAERIYIKDGVMRDGRIVARKIHAYFDSGAYTRLSSYAAVKCAAHLPGPYTIPNVYGDVYCVFTNRTPATAMRGFGVTAMDFAIECQMDKLANLVGMDPMEFRILNAYRDGDMKAHRREAKNTALIECVQVAAEKAKWPIRDEFKRASSRKDGGGSRAAIPPTPTDSRNRPAAPAQQRTSYDRAPVTATREPPRDPPPPTPPPPPPRPAAPSHGATRFSSVFGTRRR; via the coding sequence ATGCTGGAACTTCGCAAGGACATCTTCGCCGACGAGCGCGACGATAATCTCAATGAAATCGGCAAGGGCACCCAGCGCCAGGACATGCTCGGCCATGTCACGGGGACGTCGAGCTATTTCAACGACCACAAGCTGCAGGGCATGCTGCACCTGAAGGTCGTGCGCTCGACACAGGCGCATGCAAGGATCCGCCGCATCGATACGGCCGAGGCCGAACGTTCGTCCGGCGTGCGACGCATCATCCGCGGCACCGACGTGCCGGTCAATCTCAACACCTTGCTCAGCCTGATCAACTTCGGCAAGGACGACGAGCCGTCGCTGGCGGTCGACAAGGTCCGCTACAAGGGCGAGCCGATCCTCGCCATCGTTGCCGACAGCGAGCGCGAAGCGTTCGAGGCCATCGCGAAGGTCAAGATCGATTACGAACCCCTGCCGACCGTGTTCGACGTCGAGGATGCGCTGAAGCCCGGCGCGCCCGTGGTCAACGAGACCTATCCGAAGAACGCCTTCATCTATCACGATGCCTACGACCATCAGCGCCTGCGCTTCGGCGATGCCGACGCGGCGCTCGCGACCGCCGACCACGTGCTGGAGCAACGCTACCAGATGTCGCCGATCGAGCACGCGCCGACCGAGACCAACGGCGCCATTGCGGCGCCCGACACCAATGGCCGTTATGTCGTCTACACCTCGACCCAGGCGCTGTTCTTCTCCGTCGACACTTGCGCCAAGATCCTGGACGTGCCCTCCAACACCTTCCATTTCATCGGCGGCACCGTCGGTGGCGGCTTCGGCGGCAAGGTGGATACCTTGACCGAGCCGCTCGCCATCCTCGGCGCGATGCTGACGGGACGCCCCGTGCGCTACGTGTTCGGGCGCGAGGAGGAGATGCAATATGGGCCGCCGCGCGGCGCCGAACGCATCTACATCAAGGACGGCGTAATGCGCGACGGCCGCATCGTCGCCCGCAAGATCCACGCCTATTTCGACAGCGGCGCCTATACGCGGTTGTCGAGCTACGCCGCCGTGAAGTGCGCGGCACATCTGCCGGGCCCCTACACCATCCCGAACGTCTATGGCGACGTCTACTGCGTCTTCACCAATCGCACGCCTGCGACCGCGATGCGCGGCTTCGGCGTCACCGCGATGGACTTCGCGATCGAATGCCAGATGGACAAGCTCGCGAACCTCGTCGGCATGGACCCGATGGAGTTTCGCATTCTCAACGCCTATCGCGACGGCGACATGAAGGCGCACCGGCGCGAGGCCAAGAACACCGCGCTGATCGAATGCGTTCAGGTCGCCGCCGAAAAGGCCAAATGGCCGATCCGCGACGAGTTCAAGCGCGCCTCCTCGCGCAAGGACGGCGGCGGCAGCCGCGCGGCCATCCCGCCGACACCGACGGATTCGCGTAATCGTCCGGCTGCGCCTGCACAGCAGCGCACGAGCTATGACCGCGCACCGGTGACCGCAACGCGGGAACCGCCGCGTGATCCGCCCCCACCAACGCCGCCGCCTCCCCCGCCGCGTCCGGCCGCACCATCCCACGGTGCGACCCGGTTCTCGTCGGTGTTCGGCACCAGGAGACGCTGA
- a CDS encoding SRPBCC family protein, with product MPHVVKSTILDAPTDAVWTVLRDFNGHDRWHPVVATSSIERAQSSDKIGCIRRFKLNDGSELREQLLALSDLEQSFSYCLLDTPMPMFNYVAHVRLLPVTDGDRTFWHWESRFTTKPEDRDRITHMVAEDIYQAGFEAIRRHLKEAA from the coding sequence GTGCCGCATGTCGTCAAGAGCACGATCCTGGACGCACCGACCGATGCGGTGTGGACCGTGCTGCGCGATTTCAACGGGCACGATCGTTGGCACCCGGTCGTCGCGACGTCCTCGATCGAGCGCGCGCAGTCCTCCGACAAGATCGGCTGCATCAGGCGGTTCAAGCTCAACGACGGCTCCGAGCTGCGCGAGCAGTTGCTGGCGCTGTCGGACCTTGAACAGTCCTTCAGTTATTGCCTGCTCGATACGCCGATGCCGATGTTCAACTACGTCGCCCATGTCCGACTGCTACCGGTCACCGACGGCGACCGCACCTTCTGGCACTGGGAGTCCCGCTTCACCACCAAGCCGGAAGATCGCGACCGCATCACGCATATGGTCGCCGAAGACATTTACCAGGCCGGGTTCGAGGCGATCCGCCGCCATCTGAAGGAGGCCGCATAA
- a CDS encoding xanthine dehydrogenase family protein molybdopterin-binding subunit, translated as MTRHRGRGMASINYPIGMNLGGDPSQALVHSNPSGKFTVALSSIDLGQGMKSVTRQICAETLGVPVEDVYVDTADSDTGPHCMGSFASRGTHRVGNAVMAAAREARGVMMEAAAEELEVNAADLETDGRGNIHVKGAPHRSISTKDVAIAAQFKQGKTISGRGIFLVPLSNVDPETGEMSPATCYAHACLVAEVDVDDETGEVAMVRMDSAYELGRALNPRLVEQQLVGGAWMGVSHALYETPEPYYPDPVHGPRDFVEYLMPGPGDICPHDIAVLERPAPDGPFGAKGPGEMCANPVLPAVANAIFNAVGVRIDDLPITPEKVLRAIKAQGGARPQARR; from the coding sequence ATGACCCGGCATCGCGGACGCGGCATGGCGTCGATCAACTATCCCATCGGTATGAACCTTGGCGGCGATCCGAGCCAGGCCCTGGTTCACTCCAATCCGAGCGGCAAGTTCACGGTGGCGCTGTCGTCGATCGACCTCGGCCAGGGCATGAAATCAGTGACGCGGCAGATCTGTGCCGAGACGCTGGGCGTGCCGGTCGAGGACGTTTATGTCGACACGGCGGATTCCGACACCGGCCCGCATTGCATGGGCTCGTTCGCCTCGCGCGGCACCCACCGCGTCGGCAATGCCGTGATGGCGGCGGCCCGCGAGGCCCGTGGCGTGATGATGGAGGCCGCAGCCGAGGAGCTCGAGGTCAACGCTGCCGATCTCGAAACCGACGGCCGCGGCAACATCCATGTCAAGGGCGCACCGCATCGCTCGATCTCGACCAAGGACGTCGCGATTGCCGCGCAGTTCAAGCAGGGAAAGACCATCTCCGGCCGCGGCATCTTCCTCGTTCCCCTCTCCAACGTCGATCCGGAGACCGGCGAGATGTCGCCGGCGACCTGTTACGCCCATGCCTGCCTGGTCGCCGAGGTCGATGTCGACGACGAGACCGGCGAGGTCGCGATGGTCCGCATGGACTCCGCCTATGAACTCGGTCGCGCGCTCAACCCGCGTCTGGTCGAGCAGCAGCTGGTCGGCGGCGCCTGGATGGGCGTCAGCCACGCGCTCTACGAGACCCCGGAGCCCTATTATCCCGATCCCGTTCACGGCCCGCGCGACTTCGTCGAATATCTGATGCCCGGCCCCGGCGACATCTGCCCGCACGATATCGCGGTGCTGGAACGCCCCGCTCCCGATGGTCCGTTCGGCGCCAAAGGTCCCGGCGAGATGTGCGCCAACCCGGTGCTGCCGGCCGTCGCCAATGCGATCTTCAACGCCGTCGGCGTGCGCATCGACGACCTGCCGATCACGCCCGAAAAGGTGCTGCGCGCGATCAAGGCCCAGGGCGGCGCCCGGCCGCAGGCGCGGCGCTAG
- a CDS encoding AAA family ATPase: MAVRSNIVGIDSPEALEKALRAAYYLADEGLATSAYLGLALGKPLLLEGAPGVGKTEAAKAIAAVLGRRLIRLQCYEGIDASAALYEWNYPRQMLAIRQAGDESIDIYGETFLIERPMLATLRAPDSTVLLIDEIDRADQEFEAFLLEFLSDFQISIPERGTVRAAERPVVVLTSNRTRDLHEALRRRCVYHWIDYPTAEREARIIMMRASSVADATARAVVAAVEKLRREPLSKAPGIAEAVDWAEAATLLHNGGARWPDAFKRSIGVALKDEEDLHFISPRLDAMLAEVTA; the protein is encoded by the coding sequence GTGGCAGTTCGCAGCAACATCGTCGGCATCGACAGCCCGGAGGCCTTGGAGAAGGCGCTGCGCGCGGCTTATTACCTCGCCGACGAGGGCCTTGCGACATCAGCCTATCTCGGCCTCGCGCTCGGCAAGCCCCTGCTGCTCGAAGGCGCGCCGGGCGTCGGCAAGACGGAGGCGGCGAAAGCGATCGCCGCCGTGCTCGGCCGGCGCCTGATCCGCCTGCAATGCTACGAGGGCATCGACGCCTCTGCCGCACTCTATGAGTGGAACTACCCGCGCCAGATGCTGGCGATCCGCCAGGCCGGCGACGAGAGCATCGACATCTATGGCGAGACCTTCCTGATCGAGCGTCCCATGCTGGCCACGCTCCGCGCGCCCGACTCCACCGTGCTGCTGATCGACGAAATCGACCGCGCCGATCAGGAGTTCGAGGCCTTCCTGCTGGAATTCCTCTCCGACTTCCAGATCTCGATTCCCGAGCGCGGCACGGTGCGCGCCGCCGAACGCCCCGTGGTCGTGCTGACATCGAACCGGACGCGCGATCTGCACGAGGCCTTGCGCCGCCGCTGCGTCTATCACTGGATCGACTATCCGACCGCGGAGCGCGAGGCGCGGATCATCATGATGCGCGCCTCCAGCGTCGCCGACGCCACCGCCCGCGCCGTCGTCGCGGCCGTCGAGAAACTGCGGCGCGAGCCCCTGAGCAAGGCGCCCGGCATTGCAGAGGCCGTCGACTGGGCGGAGGCTGCGACGCTGCTGCATAACGGCGGCGCGCGCTGGCCGGATGCGTTCAAGCGCTCGATCGGGGTGGCGCTGAAGGACGAGGAGGATCTGCATTTCATCTCGCCGCGGCTCGATGCCATGCTCGCGGAGGTGACCGCATGA
- a CDS encoding phosphoenolpyruvate hydrolase family protein: MARFERAALLKRFREMAKRGEPIVGGGAGTGLSAKCEEAGGVDLIVIYNSGRYRMAGRGSLAGLMAYGDANAIVLEMAGEVLPVVTRTPVLAGVNGTDPFRDMDVFLDQLKALGFAGVQNFPTVGLIDGTFRANLEETGMSYALEIDMIAKAHDKDMLTTPYVFSEKEAAAMAIAGADIVVCHMGLTTGGSIGAQTAPKLDDCPARIDTWASAALSVNPEILVLAHGGPIADPADADFIMKNTRHCHGFYGASSMERLPVERALTEQVRQFKAIGAR; the protein is encoded by the coding sequence ATGGCCAGGTTTGAACGCGCAGCACTGCTGAAGAGGTTTCGCGAGATGGCGAAGCGCGGCGAGCCGATCGTCGGCGGCGGCGCCGGCACCGGGCTGTCGGCGAAATGCGAGGAGGCCGGCGGCGTCGATCTCATCGTGATCTACAATTCCGGCCGCTACCGCATGGCCGGCCGCGGCTCGCTCGCCGGCCTGATGGCCTACGGCGATGCCAATGCCATCGTGCTGGAAATGGCCGGCGAAGTGCTGCCCGTGGTCACCAGGACGCCGGTGCTCGCCGGCGTCAACGGCACCGATCCGTTCCGCGACATGGACGTCTTCCTCGACCAGCTGAAGGCGCTCGGTTTCGCCGGCGTCCAGAACTTTCCGACCGTCGGCCTGATCGACGGCACCTTCCGTGCCAATCTCGAAGAAACCGGGATGTCCTATGCGCTCGAGATCGACATGATCGCCAAGGCGCACGACAAGGACATGCTGACGACGCCCTATGTGTTCAGCGAGAAGGAGGCCGCCGCGATGGCGATCGCCGGCGCCGACATCGTCGTCTGTCACATGGGGCTGACGACCGGCGGCTCGATCGGCGCGCAGACGGCACCTAAGCTCGATGACTGTCCCGCCCGGATCGACACCTGGGCTTCCGCTGCGCTCAGCGTCAATCCTGAGATCCTGGTGCTGGCGCATGGCGGCCCGATCGCGGATCCCGCCGACGCCGATTTCATCATGAAGAACACCCGCCATTGCCACGGCTTCTACGGCGCCTCCTCGATGGAGCGGCTGCCGGTGGAACGGGCGCTGACGGAGCAGGTGCGTCAATTCAAGGCGATCGGCGCGCGATAA